One segment of Dolichospermum sp. DET69 DNA contains the following:
- the lpdA gene encoding dihydrolipoyl dehydrogenase, with protein MSPGFDYDLVIIGAGVGGHGAALHAISCGQKTAIIEAGDMGGTCVNRGCIPSKALLAASGKVRELRNAHHLKSLGIQIGNVEFERQAIADHANNLVSKIQGDLTNSLKRLGVDIIRGWGKVSGIQKVTIVTESGEKTITAQNIILSPGSVPFVPPGIEVDGKTVFTSDQGVKLETLPKWVAIIGSGYIGLEFSDVYSALGCEITLIEALSELMPGFDRDIAKLAERVLINPRDIETKVGIYAKKVIPGSPVVIELADFETKEDLEVLEVDACLVATGRVPATQNLGLESVGVELDRRNFIPVNDNMAVLLAGEVVPYLWAIGDATGKMMLAHTASAQGIIAVENMMGRHKTVDYRSIPAAAFTHPEVSYVGLTETAAHALGLTEGFEIATSKSYFKGNSKALAENDTDGMTKVIYRKDTGEVLGVHIFGPHASDLIHEAAAAIANRQSIQTLAYLVHAHPTLSEVLDEAYKRALVS; from the coding sequence GTGAGTCCTGGATTTGATTACGATTTAGTGATTATCGGCGCTGGTGTAGGTGGACATGGTGCTGCCTTACACGCTATCAGTTGCGGTCAGAAAACAGCGATTATTGAAGCTGGGGATATGGGAGGAACCTGTGTAAACAGGGGCTGTATTCCTTCTAAGGCATTGCTGGCAGCTTCCGGAAAAGTTAGAGAATTACGCAATGCCCATCACCTCAAGTCTTTGGGAATACAAATTGGTAATGTCGAATTTGAACGGCAAGCGATCGCTGATCATGCTAACAATCTCGTCTCCAAAATTCAAGGAGACTTAACCAACAGTCTCAAACGCTTGGGAGTTGATATTATTCGGGGTTGGGGTAAGGTATCTGGCATACAAAAAGTTACCATCGTTACAGAAAGTGGTGAAAAAACCATTACTGCCCAAAATATCATCCTTTCCCCCGGTTCTGTCCCCTTCGTTCCCCCCGGAATTGAAGTAGATGGCAAAACTGTATTTACCAGTGATCAAGGCGTTAAATTAGAAACTCTACCCAAGTGGGTAGCGATTATTGGTAGTGGTTACATAGGGTTAGAATTTTCTGATGTTTACTCGGCTTTGGGTTGTGAAATTACCTTGATTGAAGCTTTGAGTGAGTTAATGCCAGGGTTTGACCGCGATATCGCTAAATTGGCAGAACGGGTCTTAATTAACCCCCGTGATATTGAAACCAAAGTTGGTATTTATGCCAAAAAAGTCATCCCTGGTTCACCAGTAGTGATTGAGTTGGCTGACTTTGAAACAAAAGAAGATTTAGAAGTTCTGGAAGTTGATGCTTGCTTAGTCGCTACAGGTCGTGTTCCCGCTACTCAAAATCTCGGTTTAGAATCTGTTGGCGTGGAACTTGACCGCCGCAATTTTATCCCTGTAAATGATAATATGGCGGTATTATTAGCCGGGGAAGTTGTCCCCTATCTCTGGGCTATTGGTGATGCTACCGGAAAAATGATGTTAGCTCATACGGCATCGGCTCAAGGTATCATTGCTGTAGAAAATATGATGGGTCGTCACAAAACAGTTGACTATCGCAGCATTCCTGCGGCCGCTTTTACCCATCCAGAAGTTAGTTATGTGGGCTTGACAGAAACAGCCGCCCATGCTTTAGGTTTAACTGAAGGTTTTGAAATTGCCACCAGTAAGAGTTACTTTAAAGGTAATTCCAAAGCTTTGGCTGAAAATGATACTGATGGCATGACGAAGGTAATTTATCGTAAAGATACTGGCGAGGTCTTAGGTGTACACATCTTTGGTCCCCACGCCTCGGATCTAATTCACGAAGCCGCAGCCGCTATTGCTAATCGTCAATCTATCCAAACTCTCGCTTACCTGGTTCATGCTCACCCAACGCTTTCAGAAGTTCTGGATGAAGCTTATAAACGGGCGTTAGTTAGTTAA
- the trpC gene encoding indole-3-glycerol phosphate synthase TrpC, translating to MQIRRRSPGTVINISILQYRSAIEGAAPNNILEEIVWQKETEVEKMRERLPLRELQTQALSAPPTCDFVAALRQGKTNPALIAEVKKASPSKGVFRADFDPVAIAQSYQAGGASCLSVLTDVKFFQGSFENLLRVRAAVDLPLLCKDFIIYPYQMYWARIHGADAVLLIAAILNDQDLQYFIKIANNLKMAALIEVHNLEELDRVLALDGVSLIGINNRNLEDFSVDLQTTCQLMTARGEQLQAKNILVVSESGLHHPEDLSVVKKAGASAVLIGESLVKQPDPQLAITNLFGYTANGS from the coding sequence ATGCAAATCCGTCGTCGTTCACCCGGCACAGTTATTAATATTTCTATACTTCAATATCGATCCGCTATAGAAGGGGCTGCACCGAATAACATTTTAGAAGAAATTGTTTGGCAAAAAGAAACAGAAGTTGAAAAAATGCGGGAAAGGCTACCTTTGCGGGAATTGCAAACACAAGCCCTATCTGCACCACCAACTTGTGATTTTGTAGCCGCTTTACGTCAAGGCAAAACTAATCCGGCTTTAATTGCAGAAGTAAAAAAAGCTTCTCCCAGTAAAGGGGTATTTAGGGCAGATTTTGACCCAGTAGCGATCGCTCAATCTTATCAAGCAGGTGGTGCTAGTTGTCTCTCTGTGCTGACAGATGTGAAATTTTTTCAAGGTAGTTTTGAAAATCTATTGCGTGTCCGTGCTGCGGTAGATTTACCATTGCTATGTAAAGATTTTATCATCTATCCCTACCAAATGTATTGGGCGCGAATTCATGGAGCAGATGCAGTTTTATTAATAGCAGCAATTCTCAATGATCAAGATTTGCAATACTTTATCAAAATTGCCAATAACCTAAAAATGGCAGCTTTAATAGAAGTCCATAATTTAGAAGAATTAGATCGGGTTTTAGCTTTAGATGGTGTTTCTTTAATTGGGATTAATAATCGCAATTTAGAAGATTTTTCTGTTGACTTGCAAACTACTTGTCAGTTAATGACAGCTAGAGGTGAACAATTACAAGCCAAGAACATTCTTGTAGTCAGTGAATCAGGATTACATCACCCAGAGGATTTAAGTGTAGTTAAAAAAGCAGGTGCATCTGCTGTACTGATTGGTGAATCCTTGGTCAAACAGCCAGATCCTCAGTTAGCAATCACCAATCTGTTTGGTTATACTGCAAACGGTTCATAG
- a CDS encoding DUF5340 domain-containing protein → MKPIPLPSPIHYELILQLLEKQTMTSIGLDKELRNQVNQLIITLRKAASQQKRLEETFQSSSLLIDHRWSINHFGDKVDC, encoded by the coding sequence ATGAAGCCAATTCCTTTACCCTCTCCTATCCATTACGAACTTATACTTCAACTTTTAGAAAAGCAAACAATGACTTCTATCGGTCTGGACAAAGAACTCCGAAATCAAGTCAATCAACTAATTATTACCCTGCGAAAAGCTGCATCCCAACAAAAGCGACTCGAAGAAACTTTTCAATCTTCCTCTTTACTAATTGATCACCGTTGGTCTATTAATCATTTCGGTGATAAAGTAGATTGCTGA
- a CDS encoding alanine--glyoxylate aminotransferase family protein, with protein sequence MDDKLMLMIPGPTPVPEAALLALAKHPIGHRSSEFSSMMAEVTENLKWLHQTDSDVLMLNVSGTGAVEAGMINFLSAGDRILVGSNGKFGERWVEVGQAFGLSVETVTAEWGQPLDPAEFAAKLQADTNKEIKAVIITHSETSTGVINDLEAINRHVKEHGEALIIVDAVTSLGAYNVPVDAWGLDVVASGSQKGYMIPPGLGFVSVSPKAWEAYKTAKLPKYYLDLGKYRKATAKNTTPFTPPVNLMVALHTTLGMMKKEGLEAIFTRHDRQKNATRAAMKALNLSLFAADECASPAITAVATPGIETDKIRSLMKKRFDIALAGGQDHLSNKIFRIGHLGFVSDRDILSCIASLEVVLPQVGHENFTPGAGIAAAAKVFA encoded by the coding sequence ATGGACGATAAATTGATGCTGATGATTCCTGGTCCTACCCCAGTCCCAGAAGCGGCTTTACTAGCATTAGCCAAACACCCCATTGGCCACCGCAGCAGTGAATTTAGTAGCATGATGGCAGAGGTGACAGAAAACCTCAAATGGCTACATCAAACGGACAGTGATGTATTAATGCTAAATGTTAGCGGTACTGGTGCTGTAGAAGCGGGAATGATTAATTTCCTTTCTGCAGGCGATCGCATTTTAGTTGGTTCTAATGGTAAATTTGGTGAACGTTGGGTAGAAGTTGGTCAAGCCTTTGGACTAAGTGTAGAAACTGTCACCGCAGAATGGGGACAACCCTTGGATCCAGCCGAATTTGCTGCCAAACTGCAAGCTGATACCAACAAAGAAATCAAAGCTGTGATTATCACCCACAGCGAAACCTCAACAGGCGTTATTAACGACCTAGAAGCTATCAACCGCCACGTTAAAGAACATGGAGAGGCTTTAATCATTGTTGATGCTGTCACCAGTTTAGGGGCTTATAACGTCCCTGTAGACGCTTGGGGTTTGGATGTAGTCGCTTCCGGTTCTCAAAAAGGCTATATGATTCCTCCCGGTTTAGGATTTGTCTCCGTCAGTCCTAAAGCTTGGGAAGCTTACAAAACTGCAAAATTGCCTAAGTATTATTTAGATTTAGGTAAATATCGTAAAGCTACCGCTAAAAATACCACTCCCTTTACTCCTCCTGTCAACTTAATGGTGGCGCTACATACCACCTTGGGAATGATGAAAAAGGAAGGATTGGAAGCCATTTTTACCCGTCATGACCGCCAAAAAAATGCTACTCGTGCGGCTATGAAGGCGTTAAATTTATCGTTGTTTGCTGCTGATGAATGTGCAAGTCCTGCTATTACCGCTGTAGCTACCCCAGGCATCGAAACAGATAAAATTCGTTCTTTGATGAAAAAACGGTTTGATATTGCTTTAGCCGGTGGTCAAGACCATCTGAGTAATAAAATTTTCCGCATAGGTCACTTGGGTTTTGTCAGCGATAGAGATATCCTTAGCTGTATTGCTTCTTTAGAAGTTGTCCTGCCCCAAGTTGGTCATGAAAACTTCACCCCCGGTGCTGGTATAGCAGCAGCAGCAAAAGTTTTTGCATAA
- a CDS encoding DUF2949 domain-containing protein, with translation MAPSRYSRLINFLQEDLAISAASLAVALRNRDQDPGSLTMTLWQYGLITLEQLEQIYDWLETA, from the coding sequence ATGGCACCATCAAGATATTCTCGGCTAATTAATTTTCTCCAGGAAGATTTGGCAATTTCCGCCGCTTCCCTAGCTGTAGCATTACGTAATCGTGATCAAGATCCTGGTTCTTTAACCATGACACTTTGGCAATATGGGTTAATTACCCTAGAACAGTTAGAACAAATTTATGATTGGCTAGAAACGGCATAG
- a CDS encoding DUF192 domain-containing protein, which yields MISWLSLCSILLSILLMGCSSPTTAKSPAVTPESSTQTSVNAGQNLPISAFATLPKGTKIQLEVARTQKQQQMGLMYRPALPDNRGMLFIFPNPQPVKFWMKNVPVALDMVFLQKGIVKYIQVSAPGCSREPCATYGPDVLIDQVIELRSGRAKELGLQPGNQVKIDFLTPKAIQ from the coding sequence ATGATTTCTTGGCTTAGTTTATGTTCAATATTACTTAGTATCTTATTGATGGGCTGTTCATCCCCAACCACAGCTAAATCTCCAGCAGTGACACCAGAATCATCAACCCAAACATCAGTAAATGCTGGTCAAAATTTGCCAATTTCGGCTTTTGCTACTCTTCCTAAAGGTACAAAAATTCAGTTAGAAGTAGCACGAACACAAAAACAGCAACAGATGGGTTTAATGTATAGACCGGCTTTACCAGATAACCGAGGAATGCTGTTTATTTTTCCGAACCCACAACCAGTAAAATTTTGGATGAAGAATGTACCTGTTGCTTTAGATATGGTATTTCTCCAGAAAGGTATAGTTAAATATATACAAGTATCTGCTCCTGGTTGCAGTAGAGAACCTTGTGCTACTTATGGTCCTGATGTACTTATAGATCAAGTAATTGAACTGAGGTCAGGACGAGCCAAAGAACTAGGTTTACAGCCAGGAAATCAGGTGAAAATTGATTTTTTAACTCCTAAAGCTATTCAGTAG
- a CDS encoding response regulator transcription factor, whose translation MIATHNPAVFVLVIEPDETLANQLASDLQEAGYDAIVTHDAANGLQYCRDGSAEQSHRQPALIVVDRMLVGESGLSFCKHLRNIGNRSPVLILMARDTVDDRIACLDAGADDYILKPYRSEDFLRLIRLYLKPDIDTTEQLRFGDLVLDLGTRRAIYNSKAIDLTMKEFELLKFLMEHPREVLTRDKILENVWGYDFMGESNVIEVYIRYLRLKIEEEGQKRLIQTVRGVGYVLRDS comes from the coding sequence ATGATAGCTACCCACAATCCCGCTGTTTTTGTTTTGGTAATTGAACCAGATGAAACTTTAGCTAATCAGTTAGCTTCTGATTTACAAGAAGCTGGCTATGATGCAATTGTGACTCATGATGCAGCTAATGGATTACAATACTGTCGTGATGGGTCCGCCGAACAAAGCCATCGCCAACCTGCTTTAATTGTTGTAGATCGAATGCTTGTCGGCGAATCAGGACTATCTTTCTGTAAACATCTCAGAAATATTGGTAATCGTTCCCCTGTACTGATTTTAATGGCTAGAGATACAGTAGATGATCGCATAGCCTGTTTAGATGCTGGCGCTGATGATTACATCCTGAAACCTTACCGTTCGGAAGATTTTTTAAGGCTGATTCGTCTCTATCTCAAACCTGATATTGATACCACAGAGCAATTACGCTTTGGGGACTTGGTTTTGGATCTAGGAACACGTCGGGCTATTTATAACAGTAAAGCCATTGACTTAACCATGAAAGAATTTGAACTATTAAAATTCTTAATGGAACATCCCCGTGAAGTATTAACCCGCGACAAAATTTTAGAAAATGTTTGGGGTTACGACTTTATGGGTGAGTCTAATGTCATTGAAGTGTATATTCGTTATCTCCGTCTCAAAATCGAAGAAGAAGGTCAAAAACGCCTGATTCAAACTGTACGCGGTGTAGGTTACGTCCTCAGAGATTCGTGA
- a CDS encoding response regulator transcription factor, producing the protein MNVKPLRFLVVEDHPEVAQNNCDFLRKFDSSAICVIASTPQEALQRLKIETPNLIVLDLQFALPSGSQSAKSSLELLELIFDTYSSLNILIYSSEPSWMIKLVKFINHHCGGFVVVNKMERRKYFLAGVENALNGELKLPRELRQELNLNKKELEILRLLCHESLTDQAIAERLHISLRVVQNHVQHLKVKLGIDEFEQKDINSRVALCMIALKRKLLFL; encoded by the coding sequence ATGAATGTCAAGCCACTGCGGTTTCTCGTTGTAGAAGATCATCCAGAAGTAGCGCAAAATAATTGTGATTTTTTGAGAAAGTTCGATTCTTCTGCTATTTGTGTCATCGCTTCTACTCCTCAAGAAGCACTACAACGTCTAAAAATAGAAACACCAAATTTAATAGTCCTTGATTTACAATTTGCTTTACCTTCTGGCTCTCAGTCAGCTAAATCTTCTTTAGAACTGTTAGAATTAATTTTTGATACTTATTCCTCTTTAAATATCCTCATCTATAGCAGCGAACCCAGTTGGATGATAAAACTTGTCAAATTCATTAATCATCACTGCGGTGGGTTTGTGGTTGTGAATAAAATGGAACGACGCAAATATTTTTTAGCAGGAGTTGAAAATGCGCTGAATGGAGAATTGAAACTGCCTAGAGAATTACGTCAAGAATTAAATTTGAACAAGAAAGAATTGGAAATTCTCAGGCTATTATGTCATGAATCCTTAACAGATCAAGCAATAGCGGAACGTCTTCATATATCACTAAGGGTTGTACAGAATCATGTCCAACATCTGAAAGTCAAATTAGGTATTGATGAATTTGAGCAAAAAGACATTAATTCTCGTGTTGCACTATGTATGATAGCACTTAAGCGTAAATTATTATTTTTATAA
- a CDS encoding XRE family transcriptional regulator, whose translation MSEENQVEVSSGNVFADLCLSNPEERLLKAELVRKISEIITNLNLTQVQAAEILGIDQPKVSLLIRGRLSGFSTDRLMDYLNKLGSDVEITVKPKPENRKFAQIIVV comes from the coding sequence ATGTCAGAAGAAAATCAAGTTGAGGTTAGTAGCGGAAATGTATTTGCTGACTTATGTTTATCTAATCCTGAAGAAAGATTATTGAAAGCCGAGTTAGTCCGTAAAATCAGTGAAATCATTACTAATCTAAATTTAACACAAGTTCAAGCAGCCGAAATTCTAGGCATAGATCAACCAAAAGTTTCTCTACTAATTAGAGGTAGATTAAGTGGTTTTTCAACTGATAGATTGATGGACTATCTAAATAAGTTAGGTAGTGATGTAGAGATTACAGTTAAACCTAAACCTGAAAATCGCAAGTTTGCTCAGATAATTGTAGTCTGA
- a CDS encoding type II toxin-antitoxin system RelE/ParE family toxin, giving the protein MNEKQEKPLRWIASALNDLKKFPEDVQDVMGYALDLAQHGQKHPDAKPLCGFSGAGVLEIVDDFDGDTYRAIYTVKFEGVIYLLHSFQKKSKHGIATPKQDIELVKKRLKIAQENYLQQTTEKME; this is encoded by the coding sequence ATGAATGAAAAACAAGAAAAGCCTCTCAGATGGATTGCAAGCGCCCTTAATGATTTAAAGAAGTTTCCTGAAGATGTACAGGATGTCATGGGTTACGCTCTTGATTTGGCACAACATGGCCAAAAACACCCTGATGCAAAACCTTTATGCGGGTTCTCTGGAGCAGGTGTTTTAGAAATTGTAGATGATTTTGATGGGGATACGTATAGGGCAATTTATACTGTTAAATTCGAGGGTGTTATCTACTTACTACATTCATTTCAAAAGAAATCAAAACATGGTATTGCTACACCAAAACAAGATATAGAATTAGTTAAAAAAAGATTGAAAATCGCTCAAGAAAATTATTTACAGCAAACTACCGAAAAAATGGAGTAA
- a CDS encoding type II toxin-antitoxin system VapC family toxin → MIYLDTSAIVPYYVPEKLSNVVEQLLQKQEDKPIISQLVEVELFSALSRRVRMGEVSQNDARRITELFENHLNESLYRLVLLENQHYRLARDWISRFDLPLRTLDALHLAVCSINNFSLVTADDKLAQSATILEIDILLLTSNLNFS, encoded by the coding sequence TTGATTTATTTAGATACTAGCGCCATTGTTCCTTATTATGTGCCTGAAAAATTAAGTAATGTTGTTGAACAACTATTACAAAAACAAGAAGATAAACCAATCATTAGTCAATTAGTTGAGGTAGAATTATTTTCTGCTTTATCTCGTAGGGTAAGAATGGGTGAAGTTTCCCAAAATGACGCTAGACGGATTACAGAATTGTTTGAGAATCACCTTAATGAAAGTTTATATCGTCTTGTTTTATTGGAAAATCAACATTATCGTTTAGCTAGAGATTGGATATCCAGGTTTGATCTGCCTTTAAGAACTTTGGATGCTTTACATTTAGCAGTGTGTAGCATTAATAATTTTTCTCTGGTGACAGCAGATGATAAATTAGCTCAATCTGCTACTATTTTAGAGATAGATATTCTTTTATTAACTTCCAATCTCAATTTTAGTTAG
- a CDS encoding type II toxin-antitoxin system Phd/YefM family antitoxin: protein MTQITIEEATQNLYKLLEQVAKGEQFVLMKEGKEIARLLPPQQEKKVFPSLNSFRKSIVLKGSAMSTTILEARENERY, encoded by the coding sequence ATGACTCAGATTACAATTGAAGAAGCTACTCAAAATTTATATAAACTTCTAGAACAAGTCGCTAAAGGTGAGCAATTTGTTTTAATGAAAGAAGGAAAAGAAATTGCTCGTCTTCTTCCTCCTCAACAGGAAAAAAAAGTATTTCCTAGTTTAAACTCTTTTAGAAAATCAATAGTTTTAAAAGGAAGTGCAATGAGTACCACGATATTAGAAGCAAGAGAGAACGAAAGATATTGA
- a CDS encoding transposase, whose amino-acid sequence MGVQQVLLSPDNEIKAILEYLCQQSGRLYNSGVYFARQTFFKTGKLLTGKFDLIYEPSVSKTMVAQSMPSVPAQQTLLSVAEAFKSFKELRSLFIKGQLHFKPKAPGYLTGSKLFKVTYPNSGTQKLTLVNGQIRFSLGLTVKRWFGISEFFLPMPSNIDISKVKEFTILPKNGVFYLEMSYEVERQNHVLDIHQALSIDLGTAENLAACVDTLGNSLLIDARAMKAMNQIWNKKVSTRKEGKPEAYWDNWLDRVTRKRNHQMKDGVNKAAKLIIDHCLKYGIGTLVIGWNDGFKSNANMGRINNQKFVQMPLGKLKDRLKQLCDLHGIRFQETEESYTSKASFLDGDSLPVYGQKPEGWKASGKRVKRGLYQSANGSIVNADLNGAANILRKVASNLSLDLGLLGRRCLTNAARIRLWVLSPKLTLSAESQCL is encoded by the coding sequence ATGGGAGTACAACAGGTTTTGTTGTCTCCCGACAATGAGATAAAGGCAATTTTAGAATATCTTTGTCAACAGTCGGGTAGGCTCTATAACAGTGGTGTTTATTTTGCTAGACAAACATTTTTTAAAACTGGAAAACTTTTAACGGGTAAGTTTGATTTGATTTATGAGCCTTCAGTTTCTAAAACTATGGTCGCTCAATCAATGCCATCCGTCCCCGCACAACAAACTTTATTGTCTGTAGCTGAGGCTTTTAAATCTTTTAAAGAATTACGTTCTTTATTCATCAAAGGTCAATTACACTTTAAGCCCAAAGCTCCCGGCTATCTAACAGGCTCTAAACTTTTTAAAGTTACTTATCCTAATAGTGGGACACAAAAGCTAACTCTAGTCAATGGACAGATCAGATTTTCGTTGGGACTAACAGTTAAAAGATGGTTTGGAATTTCTGAATTTTTCCTACCAATGCCGTCAAACATAGATATATCAAAGGTTAAAGAGTTCACCATCTTACCTAAAAACGGTGTTTTTTATCTGGAAATGTCTTATGAAGTTGAAAGACAAAACCACGTTTTAGACATCCATCAGGCATTGTCTATTGACCTGGGAACGGCTGAAAATTTAGCGGCTTGTGTTGATACTTTGGGCAATTCTTTATTGATTGATGCCCGTGCAATGAAGGCGATGAACCAGATTTGGAACAAAAAAGTATCAACACGAAAAGAAGGAAAACCGGAGGCTTATTGGGATAATTGGCTAGACCGTGTGACCCGTAAACGCAACCATCAAATGAAAGATGGGGTTAATAAAGCTGCAAAACTAATTATTGATCATTGCTTAAAATACGGCATTGGTACATTAGTAATCGGCTGGAATGACGGATTTAAATCTAACGCTAACATGGGGCGAATTAATAATCAAAAGTTTGTCCAAATGCCGTTAGGTAAACTCAAAGACCGACTAAAACAATTATGTGATTTACACGGAATTAGATTTCAAGAAACTGAAGAATCTTATACGTCAAAAGCATCTTTCTTGGATGGAGACTCCCTACCCGTTTATGGTCAAAAACCAGAAGGGTGGAAAGCATCGGGTAAGCGCGTTAAACGTGGATTGTATCAGTCAGCTAATGGTTCAATTGTTAACGCTGATTTAAATGGTGCAGCGAACATTCTAAGAAAAGTAGCCAGCAATCTAAGCTTAGACTTGGGCTTACTGGGTAGGCGTTGTTTGACGAACGCAGCGAGAATTAGACTTTGGGTATTAAGCCCTAAGCTTACTCTGTCCGCAGAATCTCAGTGTCTTTAG